The following coding sequences are from one bacterium window:
- the tatC gene encoding twin-arginine translocase subunit TatC, whose product MTTLQEAETQEGQMTLWEHLEELRRRLIICVVALFAGFIVCWFYREAIFQVVQAPFLKFVAKGDKLSFISLTEPFFVYMKVSALAALIFTSPILISQLWLFIAPGLYRKERTYAIPFIFFSTIFFLAGCVFCYYYVFPFACRYFLEVGSQFKQDVRVNDYFSLFSKLTLAIGLIFEIPILAFFLAKFGIINHHFLLNKFKYAILICFVISAIITPTPDVVTQTFLAVPMLLLYLLSILIAWIFGRKYD is encoded by the coding sequence ATGACCACTCTTCAGGAAGCTGAAACGCAAGAAGGGCAGATGACCCTCTGGGAACATCTGGAGGAATTGCGGCGCAGGTTGATCATCTGCGTTGTCGCGCTTTTCGCGGGATTCATTGTCTGCTGGTTTTACCGTGAGGCGATCTTTCAAGTTGTGCAGGCCCCCTTTCTAAAGTTTGTCGCGAAAGGGGACAAACTCTCATTCATTTCACTCACCGAGCCCTTCTTTGTTTATATGAAGGTGTCTGCTCTAGCGGCGTTGATTTTTACTTCTCCCATACTCATTAGCCAGCTCTGGCTTTTCATCGCTCCGGGCTTATACAGGAAGGAAAGAACGTACGCGATTCCGTTCATTTTCTTTTCGACGATTTTCTTTCTGGCTGGTTGCGTTTTCTGCTACTACTATGTGTTTCCGTTTGCGTGCCGGTATTTCCTGGAAGTTGGAAGCCAGTTTAAACAGGATGTTCGCGTGAATGACTACTTTTCCTTATTCAGTAAACTCACACTGGCAATCGGGTTAATTTTTGAAATTCCGATTCTTGCGTTTTTTCTTGCCAAATTTGGAATCATCAATCATCACTTTTTGTTGAATAAGTTTAAGTACGCTATTCTCATATGTTTTGTTATTTCAGCCATCATAACTCCCACTCCGGATGTGGTCACGCAAACCTTTCTGGCCGTTCCGATGTTGCTTCTTTATCTGTTGAGCATTCTGATCGCGTGGATCTTCGGCAGAAAGTACGATTGA
- a CDS encoding S1C family serine protease has product MEKPVFYLRGRRERRENKNLVVFLCVLCVLCGELNAQETEILETNKITITSLLPSGAVLKTGFGFLYDENTIVCSYSDVKGASKVQVQWDGTSTYTNRLLSFNESMDIAVLAAEEEIPVITPIISSNTLAIGDKVSYWTEKNGRWELTQAAVHEILDTGKGYDLILIESSLYSSRSTPLYDSAGKIIGWVQGKRAIPMETIASFAEKRNESVTMADVNRIEPQWKFEKPASPGPARFLKLLEMKMVSGPSAFPFKLDLPKHWVSKIYERSDKFHLLSAESGIVIEIRATSSWSDDVIEAIEKSETMIFADFLRSELIPYSVDYLTGFRAYYEDSDPLNPYAMHAFYTSSGRNFYILSVSYPKGMEEEIRPFVDQVFSSFRI; this is encoded by the coding sequence ATGGAAAAGCCCGTATTTTACCTCAGAGGTCGCAGAGAGCGCAGAGAGAATAAGAATTTGGTTGTTTTTCTCTGCGTTCTCTGCGTTCTCTGCGGTGAATTGAACGCGCAGGAGACGGAGATTCTTGAGACGAACAAAATTACGATCACTTCTCTACTGCCGTCGGGCGCGGTCCTGAAAACAGGTTTCGGTTTTCTTTACGATGAAAACACCATCGTTTGCAGCTATTCCGATGTGAAAGGCGCATCAAAGGTTCAAGTGCAGTGGGATGGAACGAGCACGTACACGAACCGTTTGTTGTCTTTCAACGAATCGATGGACATTGCCGTTCTTGCGGCGGAGGAAGAGATCCCGGTGATTACTCCCATCATCAGTTCGAACACTCTTGCGATCGGCGATAAAGTTTCGTACTGGACAGAAAAAAATGGGCGGTGGGAGCTAACGCAGGCTGCGGTGCATGAAATCCTGGATACAGGCAAAGGTTATGACCTCATTTTGATTGAATCCAGCCTTTATTCTTCCCGCTCCACCCCTCTGTATGATTCCGCCGGCAAGATCATCGGATGGGTTCAAGGCAAGAGGGCGATTCCGATGGAAACGATTGCTTCATTTGCTGAAAAAAGAAACGAAAGCGTAACGATGGCAGATGTCAACCGGATCGAACCTCAGTGGAAATTCGAAAAACCCGCATCCCCGGGTCCGGCCCGCTTTCTCAAGCTTTTGGAAATGAAAATGGTTAGTGGTCCGAGCGCTTTTCCCTTTAAGTTGGATTTGCCAAAACACTGGGTTTCAAAAATCTATGAACGTTCCGATAAATTTCATCTTCTGTCAGCTGAGTCAGGTATTGTGATTGAGATTCGTGCGACCTCTTCCTGGAGTGATGACGTGATCGAGGCGATTGAAAAATCAGAAACTATGATTTTTGCGGATTTTTTAAGGTCTGAGCTGATTCCTTATTCGGTCGATTATCTTACCGGCTTTCGCGCTTACTATGAAGACTCCGATCCGTTAAATCCTTACGCGATGCACGCGTTTTATACGAGCTCCGGCCGGAATTTTTACATCCTGTCGGTTTCGTATCCAAAAGGAATGGAGGAAGAGATCCGGCCGTTTGTGGACCAGGTCTTCTCTTCCTTCCGAATTTAG
- a CDS encoding TatA/E family twin arginine-targeting protein translocase, which translates to MGPIGIQELVLILVIALLVFGPKKLPELGRSIGKTLAEFRRASNEIKHNIEKEMEEPESK; encoded by the coding sequence ATGGGACCTATCGGTATTCAGGAACTTGTCTTGATTCTGGTAATTGCGTTATTGGTCTTTGGCCCCAAAAAACTGCCCGAATTAGGACGCTCCATCGGTAAAACTCTTGCAGAATTCCGGCGCGCTTCCAACGAGATCAAGCACAACATCGAGAAAGAAATGGAAGAGCCGGAATCGAAATAG